The Glandiceps talaboti chromosome 1, keGlaTala1.1, whole genome shotgun sequence genome has a segment encoding these proteins:
- the LOC144434003 gene encoding organic cation transporter protein-like, with product MKQFDELLNTVGAFGRYQKFQCFFLINLCAIPILHQIGNTFYSASADHYCRVHSNQTYTDVSPVKNCTIPYTIDDDIIWDKCKRYDVNISQEVSAEVCFPRSNDILISCDQGWVYDKTWYENTVVIEYDLVCDEDWLKQLSKSIVPFGNLIGVVSFGQLSDIFGRRIVFIITLTLSVVLSLGTAFSSSYIAFIIGQFCLGIFPISFGLTCHVLMVEIVGSKYRAMCLVLAHIDVCIFYILLGVVAWLCNGEWRKIQLIAGLTWAVFLPTVFIITESPMWLMQKQRYDKCLKVLKRFARFNRNTLPDDVFDKEKKMLLNLKSEAGTSKKCRYTLFDLLRSPRLRIRTMVICFSWFACGFVYYGISLNTDQIGSNPYTTFILAGVVEIPAQLLAWLLIGVIGRRWSLAGFQVIGGVALILSIIPHNPEVAVAIALLSKFCIAAVMITEYVYSAEIYPTVVRNAGMGISSMCSGIGNIISSFVILLDVYWAPLPFVIMGGISVIAGLTVPILPETKNERLPGTIEEGEVFGTAKYGHKDKGHPNLNTGEEKQTLLSDGEPNSTSTNTQYNYGALNDESSTDKTF from the exons ATGAAGCAGTTTGACGAACTTCTGAACACTGTGGGTGCTTTTGGCCGCTACCAAAAGTTTCAGTGCTTTTTCCTGATTAACCTCTGTGCTATACCGATATTACATCAGATAGGTAACACCTTCTACAGTGCATCAGCTGACCACTACTGTAGAGTGCACAGCAACCAAACATATACTGATGTATCTCCAGTAAAGAATTGCACAATTCCGTATACTATAGATGACGATATCATCTGGGACAAATGCAAGAGATACGATGTGAACATATCTCAAGAAGTATCTGCCGAGGTTTGTTTCCCTCGTAGCAACGATATACTGATAAGTTGTGATCAAGGATGGGTTTACGACAAGACTTGGTATGAAAATACTGTTGTTATTGAG TATGATCTGGTTTGTGATGAAGACTGGCTGAAGCAACTATCCAAGTCTATTGTACCATTTGGTAACCTAATCGGTGTTGTGAGTTTTGGCCAGCTATCAGacat ATTTGGAAGAAGGATTGTTTTCATAATTACCCTAACACTCAGCGTTGTCCTGTCATTAGGAACTGCATTTTCATCCAGCTACATTGCATTTATCATAGGACAATTTTGTCTCGGCATATTTCCAATATCGTTCGGCCTAACTTGTCATGTTTTGA TGGTGGAAATAGTTGGGAGTAAATATAGAGCGATGTGCTTGGTTCTCGCCCATATCGATGTctgcattttttacatattactTGGAGTGGTAGCGTGGCTATGCAACGGAGAATGGCGGAAAATTCAACTAATCGCTGGTCTCACATGGGCAGTTTTTCTACCAACTGTCTT TATCATAACAGAATCTCCAATGTGGTTGATGCAAAAACAAAGGTACGACAAATGTTTGAAAGTCTTGAAGCGTTTTGCGAGGTTCAACAGGAACACTCTACCGGACGATGTTTTTGACAAGGAAAAGAAAATGCTTTTAAACTTAAAAAGTGAAGCCGGAACCTCAAAG AAATGTAGATATACACTATTTGACCTTCTAAGGTCGCCCAGATTACGAATTAGGACAATGGTTATATGTTTCAGTTG GTTTGCCTGTGGTTTCGTGTATTACGGCATCTCACTAAACACTGATCAAATTGGAAGCAATCCGTACACAACGTTCATCTTGGCTGGCGTTGTAGAAATACCTGCACAATTATTGGCGTGGTTGCTAATTGGAGTTATTGGCAGACGTTGGTCCCTTGCTGGATTTCAAGTGATTGGCGGTGTAGCTTTGATTCTTAGCATAATACCCC ACAATCCTGAAGTGGCTGTAGCTATAGCTTTGCTATCGAAGTTTTGTATCGCTGCTGTCATGATTACTGAGTACGTTTACAGTGCAGAAATATATCCAACCGTTGTCAG AAATGCAGGCATGGGTATATCGTCCATGTGTTCTGGTATTGGTAATATCATTTCATCCTTTGTGATTTTACTCGACGTTTACTGGGCTCCACTACCCTTTGTTATAATGGGTGGTATATCAGTGATTGCTGGATTGACAGTACCCATTCTACCAGAAACAAAAAACGAAAGACTACCAGGAACAATTGAAGAAGGGGAAGTATTTGGAAC GGCAAAATACGGTCACAAAGATAAAGGCCATCCTAACCTGAACACCGGAGAAGAGAAGCAAACACTATTATCTGACGGTGAACCAAATTCAACGAGCACTAACACTCAGTACAACTATGGTGCCCTCAACGATGAGTCCAGCACagataaaacattttga